ACAAGGTGCTGTCCATCGCGTACAACTACGAGGGCCCCACGGAGATTGGCGGCCTGGTGGTGGACCCGCCCTACCGCGCGACGCCGGACAAGCCCGGCAAGCAGCTGTCCTTCGTGCGCTTCCTCTTCATCGCCATGCACCGGCGGCTGTTCCGGCCGCGCGTGCTGGCGGAGCTGCTCCCGCCGCTGCTCCCGGACGGGCGCAGCCTCCTGTGGGAGGCCTGCGGCAAGAAGTTCACCGGCCTCACCTACCTGGAGGCCGACCGGCTGAGCCGCCAGAACAAGGAGTTCATCAAGGAGTTGTTCCCCGCGTCGGACATCTACGCGTCGCTGTTCCCGGACCGCGTGCAGAAGGTGCTGGGCGAAGTGGGCCCGGCCACGCGCGGCGTGCAGCGGATGCTGGAGCGGGTGGGCTTCCGGTACGTGGAGCGCATCGACCCGTTCGACGGCGGCCCGCACTTCGAGGCGGACACGGCGGACATCTCCCTGGTGCGCCGCTACCGCACGATGAAGCTGGCGGAAGAGGACTTCGAGCTGGTGGGAGACGACGTGCTGGTCGCCGCCGAGCGCGAATCCGGCCGCAACCGCTTCCGCTCCGTGCGCTGCCAGGCCCGGCTGGACAACACCGTCATCCACCTGCCCGCCCGCGCCAAGGAGATCCTCGAAGTGAAGCCCGGCGCGAAGCTGTCCGTCATTCCTTTCGAGTAGCGCGCACCACCCGGAAGTCCCCGCGCAGGAGCGACAGCCAGCGCTCCCCTGCCTCCAGCGCGGGGCCCTCCGGCGGCACCAGCGCCAGCGCCAGGTGCGTGTCCGGGCGCACGGGGTCCAGGGACGTGGGGTCCAAATCCAACGTCCCGCCGCCCTTGAGCGCCACCCGCACCCAGGCGTGCGGCCGGGCGGGGCCGCCGTCCACCACCAGCAGCCCGTGCACCAGCCCCACCCGCTGGCCCCGGCCGCGTGCGAGGGACGCGTAGCGCAGGGCATGGGCCAGACAGCCTCCGGCCTCGCCCTCCCCTCCCGCGCGCCAGTCCGCCGCCGAGGGCCCCTTGTCCGGAAAGGCCGCGTGCACCTTCGCGGACAGGGCGCGGGCCTCGGCCGGCGTCCACTCCGTCATCTCCGGCAGCCGGGTGGGGACCGTCCCGCTGGGAACGAGCCTCAGCGCGCCCTCCGCGCCGCCCTCCACGGGCACCCCTTCCGCGAAGAGCTCTGGCGGCGCTCGCAGCCGCGCCCCGGGGGCCGCACGGGTGAAGCGGGAGTCGCCCACCTCCAGCGCCTGGAGCTCTCCCCGTTCGTCATAGCGGGCGCGGAAGCGGGCGCCCAGCATCGTGCCCTCGGCGCTCGTGGGGCCTCTCGCCGTGACGCAGTGGGGGCCCTCCTGGCCGGACAGCTCCTCGCGGCCCGTGACGCAGCCCTCGGGGGGTGGGCCCCGCCACAGCCACAGCGCCTGGGGCACCGCGTCCGAGTCCGTCACGCGGCCCGCCGCGTCCACCCGCAGGGCCACCTCTCGCACGCGCTCGCCCGCGTGGCCGTCACGCACGTGCAGGTGCCGGCTGGTGTACGTGAACCGCCCCGCCTCCAGGGACAGGCCCACCGTGCCCACCGGCACGCCCCGCCACGCGAACACGAACCGGGCCGGACTTGTAGCCCTGGCGGCCCTGGCGGTCTCGGCTCCCGTGCTGGCGGGGTTTACGGGGAGCGCCAGCATGGCGATGGCGAGCAGGGCCTTCATGTCTCATGAAGCATGCGTCGAAATCAGGACCGGCGCGAGAAGGCGGGTTAGCGTCCACCCCGTCCATGGGCGCCAAACGGTACCTCTTCTCGTTCGGGCTGGTGGCGGCCCTGGTCTCCGCCCTCATCCTGGGCTTCGTGCTGTTCTGGGTGACGGGCAAGCCGGATGACACGGCCGGCTGGGCGGTGCTGCTGCTCGGCGTGCCGTTCCTCTGGCTCATCGGCAGCTACCTGTCGTGGTTTCGCTTCGCGGCCATGCGGCGGCGCGAGCGGCGCGACCTGATGTCCCGGCTGGCGGAGGGCGACCTCACCACGCCCATCCACACCGGCTTCGAGGGCCAGGAGGACCTGCGCCGCCTCATCCTGTCCCTGCGCCGGGCCATGTCCCAGGTGCAGCGCGTGACGAGCAACCTGCACCGCACCGGCAACGGCGTGAGCGAGCAGGCCCGCATGCTGCTGGAGGCCGCGCGCCGGCAGGGCGGCGCCGTGGAGCGCACGCTCACCGCCGTGGGCGGCAACGGCACCAGCCTCCAGGTGGCCATCAAGCGCGTGCAGCACATCGAGACCTTCGCGCACGAGACGACGGGCGCCCTGCTGGAGATGACCGAGCGGCTGCACCAGGTGGTGGACGGCCTGGAGACCGTCAACGACTTCAGCCAGCGCACCAGCGGCCTCACCCAGGCGATGACGGAGCGGCTGACCCACATCGCCGCGTCCGGAGATGAGCTGGGCCGCTTCGCTTCGGAGGCGGAGGACTTCGTCGCGCTGGTGGAGGGCGGCATCGACGCCGTGCGCCGCCGCGCCACGGAGACCAACAGCATGGCCATCGCCGTCACCGCCACCGCCCAGCGCGGCGAGGCGCTGGTGGGCGACAGCGTGCAGGGCATGTACCGGGTGGAGGAGACGGTGCGCAAGGCGGCCGAGCTGATGGAGATGCTCGGCACGCGGTCGCTGGAGATTGGCCGCATCGTGGACGTCATCCAGGAGATCGCCGACCAGACGAACCTCCTGGCCCTCAACGCCGCCATCATCGCCGCGCAGGCCGGCGAGCACGGCCGCCCCTTCGGCGTGGTGGCCAACGAAATCCGGAGCCTCGCCGAGCGCACCACGCGCTCCACGCGCGAGATTGGCACCATGGTCACCGGCATCCGCGACGCGGTGGAGACCGCGGTGGCGCTGGTGCAGGAGGGCCGCGAGCAGGCCACCGCGGGCGTGGCCCTGGGCGACCGCGCGTCGGAAGCCCTCAGTGAGATCCGCTCCATCACCCAGCGCACCTTCGCCGCCGTGGAGGCCACGGTAATGGAGACGCAGCGGCTGGAGGCGCAGGGCGCCACCGTCGTGGAGGCCAGCAAGCGCGTGGCCCGGCGCGTGGAGGACATCACGCGCATGGCCATCGAGCAGTCCGGCAACGCGCGGGACCTGGTGCGCCAGATTCAAGAGATGTCGCGCGTGGGCCAGAGCGCCGGCCAGAAGGCCGAGGCCCAGGCGCGCACCGGCCGCGACCTGTCCGAGGCGGTCATGCGCCTGAGCGCGGCCATCGAGGAGCTGAGGGCCGCGCACCAGGTGCTCACCCGGGGTGATGCGTCCATCCGTGAAGAGGTCGCGCAGGTGCGCGAGGACGCGCGCCGGGTCATCCGCATTGGCGACGGGCTGGACCGCACGGTGGACCAGTTGGGTCACGAGACGGCGAGCCTGGAGGCGGAGGTGTTCCGCTTCCAGCTGCCGCGGGCCCGCGTGGGCGGCACGCTGAGGGTGGGCCTGCATCAGTCGGGCTCGCTGCGCGCGCGGCAGACGGTGGATCCGCTGTTCTCCGTGGAGAACCAGATGACGGAGCTGACAGCGTGCCTCTTCTCCTGCCTCGTGCGGCTGGAGGACGGCATCCTGGTGCCCGACCTGGCCGAGCGCTGGGACGCGGATCCGTCCGCGCGCCGCTACCGCTTCTACCTGCGCCGGGGCGTCACCTTCCACGACGGCGCCCTGCTCACCGCGCAGGACGTGAAGCGCCACCTGGAGCGGTTGATGGACCCGGCGCTGCGCTCGCCGGACCGCAGCCTGCTGGAGGACGTGGAGGGCGCGCGCGAGTACGCCAGCGGCATGGCCCGCGAGGTGACGGGCATCGAGGTCCTGGACGAGGGCACGCTGGAGATCCGCCTGCGCGAGCCCAAGGCGTTCTTCCTCCAGCTCATGGCGCTGACCGCCACGGCGGTGGCGAAGATGGACCCGACGGGCAAGCTGGTGGGCACGGGGCCGTTCCGCGTCGTGGGCATGCAGGCGGACCGGATGGTGCTGGAGCGCAACGCCACCTACTGGCGCGGCGGGCTTCCGCTGTTGGACCGGTTGGAGTTCGTCCTCACGGAGACGCGTCCGCAGGCGGTGCGGCAGTTGCTGGACGGACAGGTGGACCTCGTGTCGTTCCTGCACGTGGAGCACACGGAGGCGCATGGGCTGGACGCGCACCAGGTGGTGACCAGCACCACGCCCTCCACGGCGTTCCTGGGGCTCAACCTGAACGAGGCGCCCTACAACGACGTGCGCGTGCGGCGGGCGCTGCGCGCGGGCATGGACATCCCGAGCGTGGTGGAGCAGTTCCACCCGGGCGCTCGCGTGGCCCGCACCTTCACGCCGCCGGAGCTGCTGGACGGGGCACAGGAGCTGGGGCCCACGCCGGTGCCGGACCTGACGCTGGCGGAGCGGCTGTTGCGCGAGGCGGGCGTGCGGCGGTTGCAGCTCACCCTGCACCACGCGGTGGGCCGCGACACGGCCGCCGAGGACGCGGTGCTCTTCCGGCCGTTGATCCAGGCGGGGCTGCTGGAGCTGCGGCATGAGCAGCTGCCACCGGAGGAGTACCTGGCGCGCCTGCGCGAGGGGAAGGTCCCGGCGTTCCGCACGCTGTGGCTGGCGGACTTCCCGGACCCGGACGCGTTCCTGCACTTCCTGCTCAACTCCAGCGCGCAGACGGTGTACCCGCTGGGCTACCGCAACCCGGAGCTGGACCGGCTCACCGCCGAGGCGCGCGTGTCCATCGACCCGGAGCTGCGCTCGCAGCTGTACCGGCGCGCGGAGATGCTGGCGCGCGAGGACTGCCCGCTCATCCCGCTGTACCACGACCGAACGCACGCGGTGGCGGTGGCCTCCGTGCAGAACCTGCGGCTGCACCAGACTCCACCGCAGGTCCGCTTCGAGGACCTCTGGGTGGACCCCGCCGCGGGCGGCTGAGCGGATCACCCAGGCCGCCATCTTCGCAATCACCCTCACCCACTCCATCTCCGCCACCCTCCCCGCCCAAGCCTCGCCATCCAACCCGAGGGGTCTGACATGGACTCGAGGCTCCGGCGTCCTCGCCCTCCGGTGGCGAAGCGCGGAAACCTGTCCGACTGTCGGACAGGTTTTTGGCGGACGGCCGCCCGGAGGGTGCCGCTTGTCCGTGCATCCCGGCTACGGCACGGCACGGCGCGTGCCCGCGGGACTGGCGTTGCGCTGGGGCCAGCCCCGGACTTCGGTGCGTCCACCGAGGGGATAGGACTCCAGCCACCAGACGCCGTCGCGGCGCAGGGCCACGTGCAGCAGGTCTCCGGCGAACACCGCTCCCGCCACCTCCACGCGGCCCTTCAGCGAGCACTGGTTGAGCTTGTTGCCGAAGGCGATCCATTCGAGCCACGCCTGGCGCTGACCGTTCGGCAGCTCCGCTTCCGCGAGCACGCCCACCGTGTTCTGCTCCAGCAGCGCGGCTTCGTGGAACGCACCGGGCAGCAGCAGCGAGGGCAGCACGTCCACCTCCGTGAGGAAGTGTCCATCATCGGAGCTGAACGAGCGCAGCACCGTGCGCAGTTCCGCACCGGTGCAAGGAGTTCCGTCCGTGTGGTCGCACGCGGACGCGAACGCATGACCGACCATGCCTCCGGGGGACATGAGCACCGGCTCGGCCAGGGGCGAAAGCGTGCGCGTGCCCGCGTCCCAATCCAGCGCGGTGAGCACACCTCCATCCGTGTCCAAGAAGGCCTGCGTGCCCACGAGCAACCGTCCCGACGCGAGCGCCAGTGACGGCGCGCCACCGGGGACACCCGCGTCGAGCGGTTCGAGGCTCAGCGATGCGATGCCTCCGTCTTCGGGCGCGTCACCGAAGGACGGGTCTGGCCGCGCCATGAGTGTCCCGCCGTCCGTGCTCACTTCAGGCAATGCCCAGTTCGTGAAGGCCAGCCGCCCATCCCACGGCGTGTAGAGGTACACGCCGCGCGCGTCGTCCACGGCGAGCCTCGCCGCTCCGCCGCCGTCCTCCTCTGGCCCCATCGCCAGCGGCGCGCCCGCGTCCGCGCTCAGCAACACCAGCCGGGAGTGCTGCGGCTCCATGCCCGCGTCGTCGCTCCACGTGACGTATGTCAGCACATCCCCTTCCTTCGTGAGCGCCACCCTCCCCGCTCCCGTCGTGCCGGGCATGACCTCCGGTGTCCCTCCGTCCAGCGCCGCATCCGCGAACGTCAGCGACGTGCGCCAGCGCAGCTCGCCTACGCCTCGCGGCGCGTATGACTCCAGCGCTTCCGGCGCCAACACCACCACTCCCGCGTCCGATGCCGCGAGCAGCGTCCTCGCGCCTCCGTCCTCGTAGGGCGACTCGTAGCGCAGCAGTCCGCTCTCCGTGTACGCGGCAAGCCAGCAGCCCGCGTCCTCACCGCACACCGACACGTAGACCGTCCCGTCGTCCACGAGCAGCACCGGCCCGCCGTCCTCCGCGATGGGCGCCCCGCCCAGCTCCGCGCTGAAGTCGGGTTCCAGGTCTCCCGCGTCCGGGCGCACGCACTCGCCCGCGTTGCACTTGCCTTCTTCCTGACAGGGCGTGGCTGGCGCGCAGACGAAGCCGTCCGGCGGCGTCACCGACCGGCACGTGCCGCTGAAGCAGACCCGCGCCGCCTTGCAGCTCACCGCGCCGCAGGGGCTGAAGTCCGCCACGTCCACCTCCTGGCAGCCCGAGTTGCGGTCGCACACGCCCACCTTGCAGGGGTCGCTCGGCACCGGGCACGCGACGTTCGCCGTCACACAGCCCTGCGTCGGCGAACAACTGTCCACCGTGCACGGGTTGTCGTCATTGCACCTTCGCGGCTGCCCCACGCAGACGCCCGCCTGGCAGAGGCCGTTCTCCTGGCAGCGGCTGCTCGGGATGCATGACGCTCCATCCCCCAGTGGGGACTCGACGCACTGGCCGGAGTCCAGGTCGAAGCGCGAGTCGCGGCACTCGCCCCGCGGCACGCACGTCAGCGGACGCACGCCCACGCCGGTGAGCTTCACCTTCGCCGTGGTGCGCCCCGCGGTGAGCACCAGCTCCCCCTCCACCGGCGTGTTGCCCGCGGAGAACAGGATGTCCACCGTGCCCGTGCCGCTGCCCCCCACGACAATCTGGGACACGACGACGAAGAAGGGCGCGTCCGTCACCGCGTCCACCGTGACGCCCGCGCGGCCGGTGGCCACCAGCGTCAGCGAGCGGCGCACCTGCGTGCCCTCCAGCACCCGGCCGAAGTCCACCACCTCCTCCTGCGACCGGAAGCTGGCGCTCGCACCGCCCACGTTGGGGTCGTCGCCACAGCGGCACCCTCCCACCAGGACGAGCACCAGGAGCAGCCACCAGCGAGCACGGGCGCGGAACATGCCCCCGACTCAACCGCGCCACCCCGGGCCCACGCAACGTGCGCCCCAGCCTGTCGGGTCGTCCCCGCACACTTCCCTGCCCGGCCGGGCCCGCTACGGTTCCACGGCGGACTCACGCCGCCGCGTCAGCGCCCTCACACCGAACGCCAGCGCCGCCACCCCGAGCAGCCCGATGACCGCGTACTGGTAGCGGGACACCAGCACCGTCAGCCGCTCCAGGTTGCCGCCCACCGCCATGCCCAGCGCCAGGATGAGCCCGCTGTGCGCCAGCGCGGAGATGGCCCCCAGTACCAGCGCGTTGAAGCGCGGCATCCGCGCCGCTCCCGCCGCGATGAAGATGACGCCCCGGATGCCCGGCAGGAACCGGTTCACCAGCAGCAGCCACGGCCCCGCGTGCCGCATCCGCGCCTGCACCTGCTCCAGCCTCGCGTGCGTGAGCCCGAAGAAGGAGCGCCCGGGCTGCTGTTCGAAGCGCTTCGCCAGCCAGTGGCCCACCGTGTAGTTGATGAACGCGCCCACCACGCTGCCCGCAGTCACCACCGCGAGCACCAGCCACCAGGGCTTCTCCCCGCGCACGGCGTAGATGCCGCCCATGAGCACGATGGTGTCCCCGGGAAATGGCGGCACCACGTACTCCAGCATCGCCGCCACGCCGAGCACCAGGAACCCGAATGGCCCCAGCGTCCCAATCAGCTTGTCGACGTGCTCGATCCACATCGGCGCGGTGCCCTCCAGGGCCGGAATCCCTCCGCGCGAGACTTAAGTCGTCTCCCCGCCCGGCGGAACCCGTATCCTCCACCACCCGCGCGACGGTGAACACGGGCGGGCCTTGGTCCCCCTGGCCTCAGCCGAGCGAGACGCCTCCATCGGCCGTGAGGACACTTCCCGTGACGAACGACGCCTCCCCGCTCGCGAGGAAGACGGCCGCGTTGGCGATCTCCTCCGGGTTCGCGACGCGCTGGAGCGCATGCAGCCGGGCGGCGGCGGCGCGCTGTTCCTCGGAGCCGTTCCAGAGCCGGAACATGGGCGTGTCCGCGCCGCCGGAGACGAGCACGTTCGCGCGGATGCCCTGCGGGGCGTACTCCGCCGCGACGGTGCGCGTGAGCCCGATGAGGCCCGTCTTCGCGGCGGCGTAGCCGGACGTCCCGGGGATGGCCTTCGTGTGCCCAACGAAGGTCCCGATGTTGATGACGCTCCCCCCGCCGGACTTCAACATCGCGGCCACCTCGTGCTTCGTCGACAGGAACGCGCTCACCAGGTACCCGTCGATCCACTCCCGGAACGACGCCGTGTCCAACGTGTGCGTGGGCCCGCCGCCGAACGTTCCCCCCGCCGCGTTGACGCCCACGTCGAGCCTCCCGAACGTCTCCAGCGTGAAGCGGACCAGGGCCTCGACGTCGTCCTCCTTCGTCACGTCCGCGGCGCGGGCCACCACGTGCCCTCCCGCCATGCGCACGGTTTCTTCGAGCGGCTCCACGCGTCTGCCCGCCGCCACCACCCGCGCGCCCTCCCGGGCCAACGCGAGCGCCGTCGCACGGCCAATCCCTGAACCCGCCCCTGTCACCAGGGCGACCTTGCCTTCCAATCGATGCGTCATCCGACGGTTCTCCCAGACACGGGCCCGCTCATGAGGTCGCGCCCGCGGGGCCCTCTCGCCGCGGCGCACGGTCCTCGTAGCGCCGCGAGCCCCGGGCCCGCGCTCCGGTTCTTGCCGTCGAAATCACAAGCCCCGCGCGAAGCCGCGAGCGCCTCACCTCCCGCCGCCGGGCACCCAGGCCCAGGCCGGCGGAACGTGGACCTCAGGCCTGACGGGGCAAAGCCACGGGCGTCGGCAGCACCGTGCCGCCGTACTGGCTCGCCGCCAGCGTGCCGCACGCGGCGCCAATCTCCTTGCCGCCCGAATAGCGCCGCGCGATGGGCGCCTTCAGGATCTGAAGGTGGTCCCGGAACGCGCTCAACTCCTCCGCCGTGGGCGGCAGGTACTTGCCCGTCGGATCCGTCACGTCGATGAGGTCCACCTTGATGGGGATGCCCTCGAACGCCGCCTTCAGCGCCTCCGCGTCCTCGCGCTCCAGGTTGAAGCCCTGGATGGCCACGTAGGCGATCATCGCCCGCTCGCGCCGCGCCTCGCTGTACTCACGGATGGCTTGAATCAGCTCCGGCAGCGGGTGCGTCTTCTCGATGGGGAGCACCTTCGCGCGCTTCTCCGGGATGGCGCTCGTCACGCTGAACGCCAGGCGGAACGGGTGCCCTTCCTTCGTGTAGCGGCGGATCGCGGGCACGTGCCCCGCAGTGGAGAACGTGATGGCCGTGCCGGAGATGGAGAACCCGGCCGGGTGCGACAGGATCTGCGCCGCGCGGATGGTCTCCTTGTAGTTGAGCAGCGGCTCGCCCATCCCCATGAACACCACGCCGCCCACGCGCCGGTCCGCCTCCGCGCGCACCTGCATCACCTGGTCCAGGATCTCCCAGGTCTGGAGGTTGCGCTGGAAGCCCAGCTTGCCCGTCATGCAGAAGTCGCACGCCAACGCACAGCCCACCTGGCTGGACACGCAGACGACGTACTTCTCCTCGAAGATGGGGATGCGCACCGCCTCGATGCGGCCGCCCAGCGGCGACTCGAAGAGGTACTTCACGAAGCCGTCTTCCGCCTGCCGCCGCTCGACGACCTTGAGGGAGGGCATCTCCGCCTGCGCGCGGAGCAGGTCCGCGACACGGCGCGGCACCTGGGGCGCCAGCGCGACGGCGTCCACCGTGGGACGGGCGTGGGCGAAGACGCCCGCGAACACCTTGCGGACCGCGGTCGCGGACGGCTGGGCCGGCGCGAGCGCCGCTTCCAGTTCCGGCAGCGACAGTTGTTTCAGGTTCACGAGCAGGACTTGATCTTCGAGCGCAGGAACTCGGTCAGCTTCGCCGACACCTCCCGCGGCATCTTCAGCGCCATGGCGCGCTTGCAGAGGCCGGGAGTCGCCCGATAGGTGCTGAGGAATTCCTCGCAGGGCTTGCAGCCCGACAGGTGCTCCTGCAGGTGCCGCGCCTCCTCCTCTGGCATCTCACCTTCGAGAAACTCCAGCAGGAGGTTGATGGAATCTTTGCAGGTATACATCCGAACCTCGGCTGGCTGCGGCTCCCCTCGTTCCAGTTCGAAGATGCCGAGGCGCCCTGGGGGTTTCACACCCCGCGATTGTCCCGGTTGTAGAACAGGTCGATGGCCTCTCGCAGCGCGAGCCGTGCCCGGTGCAGGCGGCTCTTGATGGCGGGGATGGAATCCCCCGTCACTTCTGCGATCTGTTCGTAGCTGAGGCCGTCCACGTCTTTCAAGAGGAAGACTTCCCGGTAGCCCTCAGGCAGGCGGTCGGCCGCCTGCTGGATGGCCTGCCCCAGCTCCGCGTCCAGCGCCTTCTCCTCGGCGTCCCGGCTCCAGTCCGTGACGGGGTAGTCCGCCAGGGTGCCCCGCTCCGTGAATTCAGGGGCCTGGAGCTCCGCCTCCGCCGCCTGGGCCACCCGGCGGTGACGCAGGCGCATGAGGGCGTGGTTGGCCGCGATGCGGTGCACCCAGGACCCGAAGGCCGCCTCGCCCCGGAAGTCCTTCAGGTGTTGGTAGGCGGACAGGAAGGTGTCCTGGGTGATTTCCGCCGCGTCCGCCTCCGAGCGCGTCATCCGCAGCGCCAGGCCGTAGACCCGGTCCTGGTGCAGGCCCACGAGGGCCTCGAAGGCGGACACGTCACCGTCCTGGGCCCGCGTCAGGAGCCGCCGGTCTTCTTCCTGCCGGTCTTCTTCCTGGGGAGCCTCTTGGGACATGGCGTTTCCCACCCAACCAGTCGAAACGTTCCGCGTCAAGGCCGACGGCGAGGCCGCCGGGAGACGAAGCGGCTGACGTGTCCACTGTCCCGGTCCCACAGCCGGAAGGGTTCAGCGGCCCACGCCCCGGCGTACTCCACGCCGATACGGGGCCCCCGCTCCACCCGCGCGTCCGGCACCGGCGTCCCCGCCAAGAGGTGCAGCCCTTCTGAGTCC
The sequence above is drawn from the Corallococcus sp. NCRR genome and encodes:
- a CDS encoding lasso peptide biosynthesis protein, which codes for MKALLAIAMLALPVNPASTGAETARAARATSPARFVFAWRGVPVGTVGLSLEAGRFTYTSRHLHVRDGHAGERVREVALRVDAAGRVTDSDAVPQALWLWRGPPPEGCVTGREELSGQEGPHCVTARGPTSAEGTMLGARFRARYDERGELQALEVGDSRFTRAAPGARLRAPPELFAEGVPVEGGAEGALRLVPSGTVPTRLPEMTEWTPAEARALSAKVHAAFPDKGPSAADWRAGGEGEAGGCLAHALRYASLARGRGQRVGLVHGLLVVDGGPARPHAWVRVALKGGGTLDLDPTSLDPVRPDTHLALALVPPEGPALEAGERWLSLLRGDFRVVRATRKE
- a CDS encoding ABC transporter substrate-binding protein, which codes for MGAKRYLFSFGLVAALVSALILGFVLFWVTGKPDDTAGWAVLLLGVPFLWLIGSYLSWFRFAAMRRRERRDLMSRLAEGDLTTPIHTGFEGQEDLRRLILSLRRAMSQVQRVTSNLHRTGNGVSEQARMLLEAARRQGGAVERTLTAVGGNGTSLQVAIKRVQHIETFAHETTGALLEMTERLHQVVDGLETVNDFSQRTSGLTQAMTERLTHIAASGDELGRFASEAEDFVALVEGGIDAVRRRATETNSMAIAVTATAQRGEALVGDSVQGMYRVEETVRKAAELMEMLGTRSLEIGRIVDVIQEIADQTNLLALNAAIIAAQAGEHGRPFGVVANEIRSLAERTTRSTREIGTMVTGIRDAVETAVALVQEGREQATAGVALGDRASEALSEIRSITQRTFAAVEATVMETQRLEAQGATVVEASKRVARRVEDITRMAIEQSGNARDLVRQIQEMSRVGQSAGQKAEAQARTGRDLSEAVMRLSAAIEELRAAHQVLTRGDASIREEVAQVREDARRVIRIGDGLDRTVDQLGHETASLEAEVFRFQLPRARVGGTLRVGLHQSGSLRARQTVDPLFSVENQMTELTACLFSCLVRLEDGILVPDLAERWDADPSARRYRFYLRRGVTFHDGALLTAQDVKRHLERLMDPALRSPDRSLLEDVEGAREYASGMAREVTGIEVLDEGTLEIRLREPKAFFLQLMALTATAVAKMDPTGKLVGTGPFRVVGMQADRMVLERNATYWRGGLPLLDRLEFVLTETRPQAVRQLLDGQVDLVSFLHVEHTEAHGLDAHQVVTSTTPSTAFLGLNLNEAPYNDVRVRRALRAGMDIPSVVEQFHPGARVARTFTPPELLDGAQELGPTPVPDLTLAERLLREAGVRRLQLTLHHAVGRDTAAEDAVLFRPLIQAGLLELRHEQLPPEEYLARLREGKVPAFRTLWLADFPDPDAFLHFLLNSSAQTVYPLGYRNPELDRLTAEARVSIDPELRSQLYRRAEMLAREDCPLIPLYHDRTHAVAVASVQNLRLHQTPPQVRFEDLWVDPAAGG
- a CDS encoding arginine N-succinyltransferase, producing MLVLRDVQKTDLPGLKRLAAVLNTVNLPNNEETLEAIIDKSVKSFAGKVKDPFEREYLFVLEDVRNNLIIGTSMIIAQHGTYDAPHIYYEVSEREHYSASLERHLRHKVLSIAYNYEGPTEIGGLVVDPPYRATPDKPGKQLSFVRFLFIAMHRRLFRPRVLAELLPPLLPDGRSLLWEACGKKFTGLTYLEADRLSRQNKEFIKELFPASDIYASLFPDRVQKVLGEVGPATRGVQRMLERVGFRYVERIDPFDGGPHFEADTADISLVRRYRTMKLAEEDFELVGDDVLVAAERESGRNRFRSVRCQARLDNTVIHLPARAKEILEVKPGAKLSVIPFE
- a CDS encoding SDR family oxidoreductase, translating into MTHRLEGKVALVTGAGSGIGRATALALAREGARVVAAGRRVEPLEETVRMAGGHVVARAADVTKEDDVEALVRFTLETFGRLDVGVNAAGGTFGGGPTHTLDTASFREWIDGYLVSAFLSTKHEVAAMLKSGGGSVINIGTFVGHTKAIPGTSGYAAAKTGLIGLTRTVAAEYAPQGIRANVLVSGGADTPMFRLWNGSEEQRAAAARLHALQRVANPEEIANAAVFLASGEASFVTGSVLTADGGVSLG
- a CDS encoding anti-sigma factor family protein; translated protein: MYTCKDSINLLLEFLEGEMPEEEARHLQEHLSGCKPCEEFLSTYRATPGLCKRAMALKMPREVSAKLTEFLRSKIKSCS
- a CDS encoding DedA family protein — encoded protein: MWIEHVDKLIGTLGPFGFLVLGVAAMLEYVVPPFPGDTIVLMGGIYAVRGEKPWWLVLAVVTAGSVVGAFINYTVGHWLAKRFEQQPGRSFFGLTHARLEQVQARMRHAGPWLLLVNRFLPGIRGVIFIAAGAARMPRFNALVLGAISALAHSGLILALGMAVGGNLERLTVLVSRYQYAVIGLLGVAALAFGVRALTRRRESAVEP
- a CDS encoding radical SAM protein is translated as MNLKQLSLPELEAALAPAQPSATAVRKVFAGVFAHARPTVDAVALAPQVPRRVADLLRAQAEMPSLKVVERRQAEDGFVKYLFESPLGGRIEAVRIPIFEEKYVVCVSSQVGCALACDFCMTGKLGFQRNLQTWEILDQVMQVRAEADRRVGGVVFMGMGEPLLNYKETIRAAQILSHPAGFSISGTAITFSTAGHVPAIRRYTKEGHPFRLAFSVTSAIPEKRAKVLPIEKTHPLPELIQAIREYSEARRERAMIAYVAIQGFNLEREDAEALKAAFEGIPIKVDLIDVTDPTGKYLPPTAEELSAFRDHLQILKAPIARRYSGGKEIGAACGTLAASQYGGTVLPTPVALPRQA
- a CDS encoding RNA polymerase sigma factor — translated: MSQEAPQEEDRQEEDRRLLTRAQDGDVSAFEALVGLHQDRVYGLALRMTRSEADAAEITQDTFLSAYQHLKDFRGEAAFGSWVHRIAANHALMRLRHRRVAQAAEAELQAPEFTERGTLADYPVTDWSRDAEEKALDAELGQAIQQAADRLPEGYREVFLLKDVDGLSYEQIAEVTGDSIPAIKSRLHRARLALREAIDLFYNRDNRGV